In one Gossypium hirsutum isolate 1008001.06 chromosome D09, Gossypium_hirsutum_v2.1, whole genome shotgun sequence genomic region, the following are encoded:
- the LOC107892206 gene encoding glycosyltransferase family 92 protein RCOM_0530710: MRKFLVVLNWFPKGRKSMRFRSRNYINSWGKFFWFAAFIVSTFVLFNGFSYSNFRFLFGERFEPVLKFARKTPTANAIVSGEHPVTQILSVRETVLLPDQVILFLKYPRSARLFTKEELDCVYLSVHNTSPVPRLKQSPARVDTEQLGEQIVRCPSGPRGLLITVGSKSNGVFPAGPTHYWDSLAYEALVDNDNTTVVFVKGLNLRPERVSNASRFECVYGEDFSRLKLVLRSEVLSIAQEIVRCRTPLIVLNSQKKVNSSVKVSVRIKGGGTLPSIARLGFLSDSGRDPLPTRKPHETCICTMARNQARFLKEWVIYHALIGVQRWYIYDNNSDDDTDQVIESLFNAGYNISRHIWPWIKTQEGGFSHCALRAKGSCEWIGFIDVDEFLHLPTGLFLHDVISNLTSTITSFGHISIGELRVSCYSFGPSGLKQIPKQGVMVGYTCRLVVPERHKSIVKPEALNSTLINIVHHFHLRDDFRFIDVDRRMMVVNHYKYQVWEVFKQKFYRRVATYVADWKDEQNVRSKDRAPGLGTRAVEPVDWSSRFCEVTDTGLKDRVLRNFANPKNSLLPWQTTTNKKAGTWFVEEENTNKVQEKEWKRISIRFLFFLPKKKKMVREEAKQAPEDSQQPNKAETSQNVDNLFSPRFKSVAAMAGWDEEALIIASLVVEDTPDRQQSKQKKRSESIFSTPPCTSSRRKRRAQRTPLNLDEEQEVPKEESEKNSMEQRIVVEDEKNPKANEPALHCMDKLREELSCAICLDICFEPSTTPCGHSFCKKCLRSAADKCGKRCPKCRQLIGNGRSCTVNTVLWNTIQLLFPKEVETRKAVAANALNSKEAFECQSPQSGTRSTRTTRTRTRTRAENQALAARLQREDLSRLVNTDTNMTRRRGDPNQDNNAESARLQRDNDLSRLVRTGRRRGTPSQDEDAALAFRLQREEFMEAFRGSSGHEGNEQTRIPLALARANLRAMASRAINRGRAV; this comes from the exons ATGAGAAAGTTTTTGGTTGTTCTCAATTGGTTTCCAAAGGGACGGAAATCAATGAGGTTCCGTAGTCGGAACTACATCAATTCCTGGGGCAAATTTTTCTGGTTCGCTGCTTTCATCGTCTCCACTTTCGTTCTTTTCAATGGCTTCTCCTACTCTAACTTTCGCTTTCTTTTTGGAG aaagatTCGAGCCTGTGTTGAAGTTCGCACGCAAAACTCCAACCGCAAACGCCATCGTGTCTGGCGAACATCCGGTAACTCAGATACTCTCGGTTCGTGAAACCGTTTTGCTCCCCGATCAAGTTATACTTTTCCTAAAATACCCTCGGTCGGCTCGTTTATTTACCAAAGAGGAACTTGACTGCGTGTACCTCTCGGTTCATAACACCTCACCCGTGCCGCGGCTTAAGCAGTCGCCGGCTCGTGTTGATACGGAGCAGCTAGGTGAGCAGATCGTACGATGTCCTAGTGGCCCACGTGGACTGCTTATAACGGTTGGTTCAAAGTCAAATGGGGTCTTTCCAGCTGGTCCCACTCACTACTGGGACTCGCTTGCGTACGAAGCTTTGGTCGATAATGATAATACGACGGTCGTTTTTGTCAAGGGTCTTAATCTACGGCCAGAAAGAGTCTCCAACGCATCAAGATTTGAGTGCGTGTACGGCGAAGATTTTAGCAGGCTAAAACTTGTGTTGAGATCAGAGGTTTTATCAATAGCTCAAGAGATCGTACGGTGCAGAACGCCTTTAATTGTTTTGAATAGTCAAAAAAAAGTCAATAGCTCTGTTAAGGTTTCAGTTAGGATCAAGGGTGGAGGAACATTACCTTCCATAGCTCGATTGGGTTTCTTGTCGGATTCTGGTCGTGACCCGTTACCCACCCGAAAACCACACGAAACCTGCATTTGCACCATGGCACGTAACCAAGCGAGGTTTTTGAAGGAATGGGTCATCTACCATGCCCTAATCGGGGTACAACGTTGGTACATTTACGATAACAACAGTGACGACGACACTGATCAAGTCATCGAATCGTTATTCAACGCCGGTTACAACATCTCGAGGCACATTTGGCCATGGATCAAGACCCAAGAAGGAGGTTTCTCTCATTGCGCCTTGAGAGCCAAGGGTTCTTGTGAATGGATCGGGTTCATCGATGTAGACGAGTTTTTGCACTTGCCTACGGGCTTATTCTTACATGATGTGATCTCAAATTTAACCTCAACCATAACTAGTTTCGGACACATTTCAATTGGTGAACTTCGTGTCTCATGTTACAGTTTTGGACCGTCAGGGCTCAAACAGATACCGAAACAAGGCGTGATGGTCGGATACACGTGTCGGCTCGTGGTGCCGGAGAGGCACAAGAGTATAGTGAAGCCAGAAGCATTGAATTCCACATTAATCAATATTGTACATCATTTCCATTTGAGAGATGATTTTAGATTCATAGATGTTGATAGAAGAATGATGGTTGTAAACCACTACAAATACCAAGTATGGGAAGTGTTCAAACAGAAGTTCTATAGGAGAGTGGCTACGTACGTGGCTGATTGGAAAGATGAGCAAAACGTAAGGTCCAAGGACCGAGCCCCTGGATTAGGGACTAGAGCCGTCGAACCAGTTGATTGGTCGAGTCGGTTTTGTGAGGTCACCGACACAGGGCTAAAAGATAGGGTGTTGCGAAACTTTGCTAACCCAAAAAACTCTCTTTTGCCATGGCAGACTACAACTAATAAAAAAGCAGGAACTTGGTTTGTAGAAGAAGAAAATACAAATAAAGTGCAAGAGAAGGAAT GGAAGCGAATTTCCATTCGTTTTCTTTTTTTCCTCcccaagaaaaagaaaatggtgaGAGAAGAAGCGAAACAAGCCCCAGAAGATTCCCAGCAGCCAAACAAAGCTGAGACTAGCCAAAATGTCGATAACTTGTTTAGTCCCAGATTCAAATCCGTGGCAGCCATGGCTGGATGGGACGAAGAAGCCCTCATCATAGCTAGTCTCGTCGTCGAAGACACCCCAGACCGCCAACAATCTAAACAAAAGAAACGCTCTGAGTCGATATTCAGCACACCGCCATGCACCAGTTCAAGAAG gaAACGTAGGGCTCAGAGAACTCCATTAAATCTCGATGAAGAACAAGAGGTTCCAAAAGAAG AGAGTGAGAAAAATTCAATGGAACAAAGAATTGTCGTGGAGGATGAGAAGAATCCAAAGGCAAATGAGCCAGCTCTTCATTGTATGGATAAACTTAGAGAAGAGCTTTCATGTGCA ATTTGTTTGGATATCTGTTTTGAACCAAGCACAACTCCTTGTGGACATAG TTTCTGTAAGAAATGTTTGAGATCAGCTGCAGATAAATGTGGGAAAAGATGCCCAAAGTGCCGGCAGCTAATAGG CAATGGAAGATCTTGCACTGTGAACACAGTTCTTTGGAATACAATACAGCTTTTGTTTCCCAAAGAGGTTGAAACAAGGAAGGCTGTTGCTGCTAATGCCTTGAATAGCAAGGAAGCCTTTGAGTGTCAAAGTCCACAAAGCGGAACTCGAAGCACCCGAACGACTCGAACTCGAACTCGAACTCGAGCTGAAAATCAAGCATTGGCGGCAAGGCTGCAGAGGGAGGATCTTTCGCGACTAGTAAACACGGATACCAACATGACGAGAAGGCGAGGGGACCCGAACCAAGATAACAATGCTGAATCAGCAAGGCTGCAACGAGACAATGATCTTTCGCGGTTAGTGCGTACCGGTAGGAGGAGAGGGACACCAAGTCAAGATGAAGATGCGGCATTAGCTTTCAGGCTGCAAAGAGAAGAATTCATGGAGGCTTTTAGAGGAAGCAGTGGGCATGAAGGTAATGAGCAAACGAGGATCCCTCTTGCTTTAGCTAGAGCCAATTTGAGAGCTATGGCATCAAGAGCCATTAATAGAGGCCGCGCTGTATAA